In Oscarella lobularis chromosome 18, ooOscLobu1.1, whole genome shotgun sequence, the following proteins share a genomic window:
- the LOC136197830 gene encoding sperm microtubule associated protein 2-like isoform X1 — protein MSTQRRTRSLSYDASQTRRIDELAASKSIPSNFLEDRRSVYWDWNVPTYTGKTTEFGQYFLTPRQETLYYSKRLHPHYLENRPSPMWPVSSAALQGTCPQRIERLSQAKEGHPLYEPPKEVETVVSDRAKRAICSARVRTLAQPKHTYQRDAETPSRNLGSSQSRRGDAEPSNRILLLSQHKRCHSSYEPCREVKWDVSRGAMSAMATDRIQKLSRPREGGRDNYNPNAWTVSRAALTAHASPRIGELAAPLPRKTRTKKTLATTA, from the exons ATGTCAACTCAACGTCGCACGCGTTCTCtttcgtacgacgcgagtcaaacgcgacgaatcgacgagttGGCGGCATCGAAATCGATACCGAGCAACTTCCTCGAAGACAG AAGATCTGTTTATTGGGATTGGAATGTGCCGACTTATACAGGCAAAACGACCGAATTCGGTCAGTACT TTCTCACACCTCGTCAAGAGACTCTCTACTATTCCAAGCGACTTCATCCTCACTACTTAGAGAACAG ACCAAGCCCAATGTGGCCGGTTTCAAGCGCTGCTTTACAAGGAACCTGCCCTCAACGAATTGAAAGGCTTTCTCAGGCAAAAGAAGGTCATCCTCTGTACGAGCCACCCAAAGAG gTTGAAACGGTTGTGAGCGACAGAGCAAAGCGCGCCATCTGCAGCGCTCGAGTTCGAACGCTTGCTCAACCCAAGCACACTTACCAACGCGACGCGGAAACACCCAGTAGGAATTTAGGTTCAAGTCAATCAAGGAGAGGAGACGCCgagccgtcgaatcgaattctccttctctctcaGCACAAGCGATGCCACTCGAGCTACGAGCCGTGCAGAGAAGTGAAATGGGATGTGAGTCGCGGGGCCATGAgtgccatggcaacggaTCGCATACAGAAGCTATCGAGACCGAGAGAGGGCGGACGAGACAACTATAATCCGAACGCGTGGACGGTGAGTCGAGCCGCCTTGACGGCACACGCGTCGCCGAGAATCGGCGAGCTCGCTGCCCCGTTGccgagaaagacgagaacgaagaaaacgctcgcTACGACTGCGTAG
- the LOC136197830 gene encoding sperm microtubule associated protein 2-like isoform X2, whose protein sequence is MSTQRRTRSLSYDASQTRRIDELAASKSIPSNFLEDRRSVYWDWNVPTYTGKTTEFVLTPRQETLYYSKRLHPHYLENRPSPMWPVSSAALQGTCPQRIERLSQAKEGHPLYEPPKEVETVVSDRAKRAICSARVRTLAQPKHTYQRDAETPSRNLGSSQSRRGDAEPSNRILLLSQHKRCHSSYEPCREVKWDVSRGAMSAMATDRIQKLSRPREGGRDNYNPNAWTVSRAALTAHASPRIGELAAPLPRKTRTKKTLATTA, encoded by the exons ATGTCAACTCAACGTCGCACGCGTTCTCtttcgtacgacgcgagtcaaacgcgacgaatcgacgagttGGCGGCATCGAAATCGATACCGAGCAACTTCCTCGAAGACAG AAGATCTGTTTATTGGGATTGGAATGTGCCGACTTATACAGGCAAAACGACCGAATTCG TTCTCACACCTCGTCAAGAGACTCTCTACTATTCCAAGCGACTTCATCCTCACTACTTAGAGAACAG ACCAAGCCCAATGTGGCCGGTTTCAAGCGCTGCTTTACAAGGAACCTGCCCTCAACGAATTGAAAGGCTTTCTCAGGCAAAAGAAGGTCATCCTCTGTACGAGCCACCCAAAGAG gTTGAAACGGTTGTGAGCGACAGAGCAAAGCGCGCCATCTGCAGCGCTCGAGTTCGAACGCTTGCTCAACCCAAGCACACTTACCAACGCGACGCGGAAACACCCAGTAGGAATTTAGGTTCAAGTCAATCAAGGAGAGGAGACGCCgagccgtcgaatcgaattctccttctctctcaGCACAAGCGATGCCACTCGAGCTACGAGCCGTGCAGAGAAGTGAAATGGGATGTGAGTCGCGGGGCCATGAgtgccatggcaacggaTCGCATACAGAAGCTATCGAGACCGAGAGAGGGCGGACGAGACAACTATAATCCGAACGCGTGGACGGTGAGTCGAGCCGCCTTGACGGCACACGCGTCGCCGAGAATCGGCGAGCTCGCTGCCCCGTTGccgagaaagacgagaacgaagaaaacgctcgcTACGACTGCGTAG
- the LOC136197823 gene encoding serine/threonine-protein kinase 3-like, translating to MNDSLGMDDERQFHVKLSEESLTRPPEEVFDILGKIGEGSYGAVYKAMHKESGELFAIKQVPVDTDLQEIIKEISMMQQCDSPFVVKYYGSYFKDTDLWIVMEYCGGGSVSDIIKRRTRTLHEDQIATILGMALKGLEYLHFKRKIHRDIKAGNILLNTQGQAKLADFGVAGQLTDTMAKRNTVIGTPFWMAPEVIQEVGYDCVADIWSLGITAMEMAEGKPPYADIHPMRAIFMIPSKPPPTLKDSTRWSLEFQDFLSKCLVKNPEERSTATALLKHPFIKGAKPLAILQDMVVEAMQALERRVNMGSDEEEEDEDDDVDQGTTQFSEIDSGTMIAHSSGDSSLATDSEMGTMISHDASMLSMSSTGSQVNTMVINHSEDGAFDDDTMKRVDTMRIDDQPALQKSDDYRPAFMDHFDRVDAGQSSGGDSSSPSNSKRRQQATESPRMVDEDWKQADGNFDFLKSLSVEELQRRLTFLDPDMEKDLEELRLRYQAKRKPILDALDVKRKKQKQSAAATGKHF from the exons ATGAACGACAGCTTAGG AATGGACGACGAACGACAGTTTCACGTTAAACTAAGCGAAGAGAGCCTAACTCGACCTCCCGAAGAGGTTTTCGACATTCTGGGAAAGATAGGCGAAGG CTCTTACGGTGCCGTCTACAAAGCCATGCACAAAGAATCGGGCGAACTGTTCGCCATCAAGCAGGTGCCAGTCGATACGGACCTGCAGGAGATCATCAAAGAGATCAGTATGATGCAGCAATGCGATAG TCCTTTTGTTGTTAAGTACTATGGAAGCTATTTCAAGGACACGGACTTGTGG ATTGTCATGGAGTACTGTGGCGGCGGCTCTGTGTCTGATATCATCAAGAGAAGAACTAGAACG TTGCACGAGGATCAAATTGCGACTATACTGGGCATGGCTCTCAAGGGACTCGAGTATCTTCACTTCAAACGGAAAATCCATCGCGACATCAAAGCGGGGAACATTCTTCTCAATACGCAAGGCCAAGCGAAATTGGCCGACTTCGGCGTCGCCGGACAGCTCACC GACACAATGGCAAAGAGGAATACTGTTATAGGAACGCCTTTCTGGATGGCACCCGAAGTCATACAG gAAGTGGGGTACGATTGCGTGGCGGATATCTGGTCGCTCGGGATCACGGCAATGGAAATGGCTGAAGGGAAGCCTCCCTATGCAGACATCCATCCAATGAGg GCTATTTTTATGATTCCGTCAAAGCCGCCTCCCACGCTAAAGGACTCCACTCGGTGGTCGCTCGAATTTCAAGACTTCTTGTCCAAGTGCCTGGTGAAAAATCCCGAGGAGCgatcgacagcgacggcCCTACTAAAG CATCCATTTATCAAGGGAGCAAAGCCGCTCGCCATTTTGCAGGACATGGTCGTTGAAGCAATGCAAGCTCTCGAACGACGCGTTAATATGGGAAGCGAC gaagaggaggaggatgaggatgatgacgtcgatcagGGAACGACTCAGTTCAGCGAAATCGACTCGGGCACGATGATCGCGCACAGCAgcggcgattcgtcgctgGCAACGGACAGCGAAATGGGGACGATGATATCACACGACGCCAGCATGCTGTCGATGAGTAGCACGGGCAGTCAAGTGAACACGATGGTCATCAATCACTCGGAGGACGgcgctttcgacgacgacacaaTGAAAC gtgTCGATACGATGAGAATTGATGATCAGCCGGCGTTGCAGAAGTCGGACGATTATCGTCCCGCCTTCATGGATcatttcgatcgcgtcgacgccggccagtcgagcggcggcgattcgtcgtcgccgagcaaTTCCAAACGACGCCAGCAGGCGACCGAATCGCCGCGAATGGTCGACGAGGATTGGAAGCAAGCGGACGGAAATTTTGACTTC TTGAAGTCTCTCTCAGTCGAGGAGCTGCAACGGCGGCTCACGTTTCTCGATCCCGACATGGAAAAGGATCTCGAAGAGCTTCGCCTGCGATATCAGGCGAAACGAAAGCCTATACTTGACGCTTTAGACgtcaagagaaagaagcaaaagcaGTCAGCTGCGGCCACAGGAAAGCACTTCTGA
- the LOC136197820 gene encoding uncharacterized protein codes for MLGFTLAQYVEEDMPSALSKFNATPFFDAKKHTFDVDFSSLSCTGKAITGVAIKNGINGEKRVQLLFGNARIDSIESPTEEEFAGVLRSVFHDNQRPEFFFQTIGRPHPLSGRQYCGYSSPWMRGTALGKLLIEADVWMKLLSRNIKPINEEEGDVRFVAWNRNTHLRGGMKTAHDFESLGHPASILLKCENVKYYETEKMMLFPTNPRMEIEDGVLPQFGSYLSSILEDVALDGAPVFERIRELPKMIMIAEWLKRKGVEIDETWLWEKTQPHPSAVPETFQGLKRSVNSEKRSLVKKIDQLRCVMARSAYEAGDVIATPLGPVRRKIDFEFSNVVIDGSRCVADVVETHHIAGGEQPVFQREMTVRGSDCDEDIDWVYEGLDPTSPINAGFVCPEVTSWSELHEQSVEPFWTFKMKGGDVCSAYYGGCSSQFSTERVSSSRRQTSHCPPRSQSQPTCPRGGVRGGYSDDSVQIGGRANPSQGSTSFYDSTGVPVRTETSMRFSARPKGEDDGPVIAFGSMPSSSFVSGYCSICCNRLAASDAAVPPSHCGHDCHKQCLEKWIGAGRLYCHTCYKTFESVARPA; via the exons ATGCTCGGGTTTACTCTCGCTCAATACGTCGAAGAAGATATGCCGTCAGCCTTGTCCAAGTTCAACGCTACGCCCTTCTTTGATGCAAAGAAACACacgtttgacgtcgacttctcCTCTCTTTCCTGCACTGGAAAGGCCATCACTGGCGTCGCCATCAAAAACGGCATCAACGGCGAAAAGCGCGTTCAACTCCTGTTCGGAAACGCTCGTATCGACTCGATAGAATCGCCAACGGAGGAAGAGTTTGCCGGCGTGCTGCGATCCGTCTTTCACGACAATCAACGACCGGAGTTCTTCTTTCAAACCATCGGCCGTCCTCATCCCCTGTCCGGACGACAGTACTGCGGCTACTCGTCTCCGTGGATGCGCGGCACGGCGCTTGGAAAACTCTTGATTGAGGCGGACGTTTGGATGAAGTTGCTGTCGCGCAACATCAAGCCGatcaacgaagaagaaggcgacgttCGGTTCGTCGCGTGGAATCGGAACACGCACTTGCGTGGCGGCATGAAAACCGCGCACGACTTTGAATCCCTCGGCCATCCGGCGTCAATTCTACTGAAATGTGAAAATGTAAAGTATTACGAGACGGAGAAGATGATGCTGTTCCCGACGAATCCTCGTATGGAAATCGAGGACGGCGTGTTACCGCAATTCGGTAGCTATCTCAGCAGCATCTTAGAAGATGTCGCCCTTGACGGGGCTCCCGTTTTCGAGCGAATTCGCGAGCTACCCAAAATGATCATGATAGCCGAATGgctcaaaagaaaaggcgttgaaatcgacgagacgtgGCTCTGGGAGAAAACACAGCCTCATCCCTCCGCCGTGCCCGAGACCTTTCAAGGGCTGAAACGTTCAGTCAATTCCGAAAAGAGAAGTCtcgtgaaaaaaattgatcaaTTGAGATGCGTCATGGCGCGATCCGCCTACGAGGCCGGCGACGTGATCGCAACCCCGCTTGGACCCGTCCGTCGCAAAATCGACTTTGAATTTtccaacgtcgtcatcgacggcTCCCGCTGCgttgccgacgtcgtcgaaacgcatCACATCGCCGGAGGGGAGCAGCCCGTCTTTCAACGCGAAATGACCGTTCGTGGCTCGGATTGCGACGAAGACATCGATTGGGTTTATGAAGGACTAGATCCGACAAGTCCAATCAATGCGGGGTTTGTGTGTCCTGAGGTGACGTCGTGGTCCGAACTCCACGAACAGTCTGTTGAGCCTTTCTGGACCTTCAAAATGAAAGGAGGAGACGTCTGTTCTGCGTATTACGGCGGCTGCAGTTCGCAGTTTTCCACTGAACGCGTTTCATCTAGCAGAAGGCAGACCTCGCACTGCCCCCCTCGCTCGCAATCACAGCCCACCTGTCCAAGAGGCGGCGTTCGTGGAGGCTACTCTGACGACTCGGTGCAGATTGGGGGCAGAGCGAATCCTTCACAGGGGTCTACGAGTTTTTATGATTCCACGGGAGTTCCTGTTCGCACCGAAACGTCAATGAGATTTTCCGCTCGTCCCAAAGGGGAAGATGATGGACCGGTGATTGCTTTTGGTTCTATGCCTTCGTCAAGCTTCGTCAGCGGCTACTGCTCTATCTGTTGCAATCGTCTCGCTGCAAGCGATGCTGCGGTTCCTCCGAGTCATTGCGGCCATGATTGCCACAAACAG TGCCTTGAAAAGTGGATTGGAGCAGGAAGACTTTACTGTCATACGTGCTACAAGACGTTTGAGTCAGTTGCTCGTCCAGCTTAG
- the LOC136197824 gene encoding SET domain-containing protein 4-like, with translation MEHARRYIERCMMVGRCIYACMHVEMSIKQAPRSSRAFRTFHFIARANVHEKRLSGMKALLFSSSLVLCLVPFVLPMENRGKIAALLRWLRKDGGYISDRVAIVNFADAGLGIEAVEPIERGHVVARIPLSLLMNIEHAVVSPEFGPVLDEFDYLSDINAMAAFLAFEKSKKNSKWKSYIDLLPDRFSTTLFASKRDLEALEGSSVKIFAERRNEAVEKMYERLSADLRRVFPDIRLTREAFLWGLSVLWSRSHNVRVLGPDSQWHQASCLIPVADLFNMAPSDEQVTIECQTNAKSTHFECLAMSTVSRHSQLFVMYSSVASRRHNSHLLMDYGFVLQDNPYDCVIVETPKPRDDDTERNLRLEILSWVPELQMPYIQLHRLNASQLLQSALMTAMRILVMPKNSLQDLHDMRGEKKGENINKIGSLPPPDELKALQRAMDFVENILRGYPSDEEEENSEDGDGDTSSKLRTYAVVLLRDEKRILKDIAETFEQQIRKVTRLLFDDL, from the exons ATGGAGCACGCTCGTAGATATATAGAACGCTGCATGATGGTTGGACGTTGTATTTACGCATGCATGCACGTAGAAATGTCGATCAAACAGGCTCCACGCAGTTCTCGCGCGTTTCGCACGTTTCATTTcatcgcgcgcgctaatGTCCACGAAAAGCGACTTTCTGGCATGAAAGCGCTCCTCTTttcatcgtcgctcgttctTTGCCTCGTTCCTTTTGTGCTCCCAATGGAAAATCGAGGCAAGATCGCCGCTCTTCTGCGCTGGCTACGAAAAGATGGCGGATACATTTCGGATCGCGTCGCGATCGTCAATTTCGCCGACGCGGGCCTCGGAATCGAAGCAGTAGAACCGATAGAA cgaGGACACGTGGTCGCAAGAATTCCTCTGTCATTGCTAATGAACATCGAGCACGCGGTCGTTTCGCCCGAATTCGGTCCTGTTTTGGACGAATTCGACTATCTTAGCGATATCAACGCAATGGCcgcctttctcgctttcgaaaaatcgaagaaaaattcaaagtggAAATCCTACATCGATCTTTTACCGGAtcgcttctcgacgacgctattcgcttcgaaacgcGACTTAGAGGCATTGGAAGGCTCTTCA GTGAAAATTTTTGCTGAACGGCGCAATGAAGCGGTGGAGAAAATGTACGAGAGACTTTCCGCTGATCTGCGTCGAGTTTTTCCGGACATTCGCTTGACGCG GGAGGCCTTTTTGTGGGGTCTGTCCGTACTTTGGAGTCGATCGCACAACGTTCGAGTTTTGGGACCAGATAGCCAATGGCATCAGG CTTCCTGCCTTATCCCTGTTGCCGATTTATTTAACATGGCTCCGAGTGATGAACAAGTGACGATTGAATGCCAAACGAATGCCAAATCGACTCATTTTGAATGTTTGGCTATGTCAACGGTATCTCGTCACTCACAG TTATTTGTTATGTATAGTAGCGTAGCGAGTCGGAGGCACAACAGTCACCTTCTGATGGATTACGGCTTCGTGCTCCAAGACAATCCGTATGACTGTGTCATAGTGGAAACGCCGAAGCCGCGTGACGATGACACGGAACGAAATCTAAG ACTGGAGATTTTGTCGTGGGTTCCCGAACTGCAGATGCCCTACATTCAGCTGCACCGTCTCAATGCCAGTCAACTGCTTCAGTCTGCGCTG ATGACTGCCATGAGAATACTTGTCATGCCGAAGAATTCCCTTCAAGACTTGCACGATATgagaggagaaaagaaaggggAGAACATTAACAAG ATTGGCTCTCTGCCTCCTCCAGACGAATTAAAAGCCCTCCAAAGAGCAATGGACTTTGTTGAGAATATTTTGCGCGGATACCcgagcgacgaggaggag GAAAATAGTGAGGATGGCGACGGTGACACGTCGTCAAAGCTGAGAACGTATGCAGTCGTTCTGTTgagagacgagaagaggATTCTCAAAGACATCGCCGAGACGTTTGAGCAGCAAATTAGAAAAGTAACAAGACTTTTATTCGACGATCTGTAA
- the LOC136197832 gene encoding protein shisa-5-like — translation MASCTFSLVFLLVAATGAAADISFCTNPTFPYTRFPCDSDEDQYCCCATSTSCCTKAENDVCNTISGLATWIWAVIGVGIAIFVIIVLSCILCCCGCCAACRRDQTVTTVVQSPGGGYGQFA, via the exons ATGGCGTCGTGCACGTTCtcgctcgtcttcctccttgtCGCCGCAACAG GCGCCGCGGCCGATATTAGCTTCTGTACGAATCCGACTTTCCCCTACACTCGGTTTCCGTGCGACAGTGACGAAGACCAATATTGCTGCTGTGCGACTAGCACGTCGTGCTGCACGAAAGCAGAAAACGATGTCTGCAACACCATTAGCGGACTTGCGACGTG GATATGGGCTGTCATTGGCGTAGGAATCGCtatcttcgtcatcatcgttcTCTCCTGCATTCTctgctgctgcggctgcTGCGCCGCCTGCCGTCGAGACCAAACCGTCACCACTGTCGTTCAATCTCCCG GTGGCGGATACGGACAATTTGCTTGA
- the LOC136197833 gene encoding LOW QUALITY PROTEIN: tetratricopeptide repeat protein 38-like (The sequence of the model RefSeq protein was modified relative to this genomic sequence to represent the inferred CDS: inserted 2 bases in 1 codon): MHSNWRDLEAWKEADLPMTTASNEAAKLYDAVLTQYIGWYDDPGVGGIESSVTKMLAADENFAMGHVIGTGLDLIGTGQSIHTSKDLKTAVENMSQLLTKNKTMTRREKLHIQAVENFARNDMFGAVNVWEEILLDHPTDMLALKFAHDSYFYLGQQRQMRDSIERVFPHWNASMPLYSYLYGMSAFGWIETNFYDEAEKCALKALELNPRDCWATHAQAHVLEMGGRAGEGVTFLTKTENDWNKGEMLACHNYWHLALYQIEQGNHAAAVDVYDEQIXESDANRALCSISASLLYRLEMEGERRPPRWKEQLDLWTSHLDDHILVFNDAHMLMCALGAKNREASQKFMTSIREFIRSGSGTQHEICKRVGLKLLEAMELFDEGDAAGAVDLLHPLRYNVIDIGGSNAQRDLWQLFLIHAALQSSKKEHHCLARSLLVERKAMKKNAPMTDRLMARALALH; the protein is encoded by the exons ATGCATTCCAATTGGAGAGATTTGGAG GCTTGGAAAGAAGCCGACTTGCCTATGACAACAGCCAGCAACGAAGCGGCTAAACTTTACGACGCCGTTCTCACACAA TACATTGGTTGGTACGACGATCCGGGAGTCGGCGGAATCGAATCGAGCGTGACGAAGATGCTGGCGGCCGACGAAAATTTCG CCATGGGTCACGTTATTGGAACGGGGTTGGATCTAATTGGCACGGGGCAATCAATTCACACGAGCAAGGACTTGAAAACGGCCGTGGAAAATATGTCTCAATTATTGACGAAGAACAAAACGATGACGCGTCGCGAGAAACTTCACATTCAAGCCGTTGAAAATTTTGCTCGCAA TGACATGTTCGGAGCCGTGAACGTATGGGAAGAGATCCTATTGGATCATCCCACCGACATGCTCGCTCTCAAATTTGCTCACGACTCCTACTTCTATTTGGGTCAGCAGCGTCAGATGAGAGATTCGATAGAGAGGGTATTTCCTCATTGGAATGCGTCCATGCCTCTCTACAG TTATTTGTATGGAATGTCTGCGTTTGGTTGGATCGAGACGAATTTTTACGATGAAGCAGAGAAGTGCGCGTTGAAG GCTTTGGAATTGAATCCGCGCGACTGCTGGGCTACACACGCTCAAGCTCACGTGCTGGAAATGGGCGGCCGTGCCGGCGAGGGAGTGACGTTTTTgacgaaaacggaaaacgaTTGGAAT AAAGGCGAAATGCTTGCTTGTCACAACTACTGGCACTTGGCCTTGTACCAAATCGAGCAAGGCAATCACGCGGCCGCAGTCGACGTCTACGACGAGCAAAT GGAAAGCGATGCAAATCGGGCGCTATGCTCGATCTCCGCTTCTCTGCTCTATCGCTTAGAGATGGAAGGCGAGAGACGACCTCCT AGGTGGAAGGAGCAACTCGATTTGTGGACTTCTCACTTGGACGATCACATTCTCGTTTTCAACGACGCTCACATGCTGATGTGCGCTCTCGGCGCGAAAAACCGGGAGGCCTCTCAAAAattcatgacgtcaattcgagAGTTTATCCg AAGTGGAAGTGGCACTCAGCACGAAATTTGCAAACGAGTCGGACTAAAACTATTGGAGGCAATGGAACTATTCGACGAG GGCGATGCGGCCGGCGCAGTGGACCTTCTCCATCCCCTTCGATACAACGTGATTGACATTGGAGGAAGCAATGCTCAG cGAGATCTTTGGCAGTTGTTTCTCATTCACGCTGCCCTCcagtcgtcgaaaaaggaACATCACTGCCTTGCCAG GTCGTTGCTGGTCGAGAGAAAGGcgatgaagaagaatgcGCCGATGACGGATCGACTCATGGCTCGCGCGCTCGCTCTTCATTAA